One window from the genome of Dermacentor silvarum isolate Dsil-2018 chromosome 7, BIME_Dsil_1.4, whole genome shotgun sequence encodes:
- the LOC125947149 gene encoding acetylgalactosaminyl-O-glycosyl-glycoprotein beta-1,3-N-acetylglucosaminyltransferase-like — protein MKVFPKRGNDRNYLIIAVTILLSLVSVIQIKAPSVHRTVKQQERNTTLPTSKSLVDVRPERCDNQTYSLHGPGPVKEMYSGGWAVRHLCSQPLDTLFFVYTARKNWKLRVHLRATLFEEAARTAFNWTGVFFVEEHDDPMVNLWTKLEVEAVGDVVMLPYSDTYVSITHKYVGGMRWVTENCPNVRTIIKIDDDIGVQPFELRRYLDEKLPPKNNSIHCAVWVNTDVNRNLSSTYHISEDDLAKDRYPLYCSGHYMIMTMDIMRKLYRVSKFTKGHTIDDAYVSGYLAMFASIGHENFSSSVTLDSGDKTLRLLKGELIFTHEYFVYENSVGRRVQWGLMLWWHLMDAPGTFSFSDRLADKLYRLDFIETRRALEEGWYLPHPDYSFSRRPRRLARVSAEKNRIINRSRIAAPL, from the coding sequence ATGAAGGTGTTCCCTAAGAGGGGCAATGATAGGAACTACCTCATCATCGCAGTGACGATCCTGCTGAGCCTCGTATCCGTAATACAGATAAAGGCTCCCTCGGTCCATCGAACAGTCAAGCAACAGGAACGTAACACAACGCTGCCTACCTCCAAGAGTCTAGTAGACGTGCGACCGGAGCGCTGCGACAACCAGACCTACTCGTTGCACGGGCCGGGACCGGTAAAGGAAATGTACAGTGGCGGCTGGGCGGTCCGCCACCTCTGTAGCCAACCTCTCGACACTCTGTTCTTCGTGTACACGGCGCGGAAGAATTGGAAGCTCCGTGTCCACTTGCGCGCCACTCTGTTCGAAGAGGCTGCACGCACCGCTTTCAACTGGACGGGCGTGTTCTTCGTTGAAGAACACGATGACCCCATGGTGAACCTCTGGACGAAACTCGAAGTCGAGGCCGTCGGGGACGTCGTGATGCTGCCCTACAGCGACACCTACGTTTCCATTACCCACAAGTACGTAGGCGGCATGCGATGGGTGACAGAGAACTGTCCCAACGTGCGCACCATCATTAAGATCGACGACGACATCGGTGTACAGCCGTTCGAGCTTCGGCGATACCTGGACGAGAAGCTGCCACCGAAGAACAACTCGATACACTGCGCCGTGTGGGTGAACACGGACGTAAACCGTAACCTTTCGAGCACGTACCACATCTCGGAAGACGACCTCGCCAAAGACAGGTATCCTCTTTACTGTTCTGGTCATTACATGATCATGACGATGGACATAATGCGGAAACTGTACAGGGTCTCCAAGTTTACCAAAGGTCACACCATCGACGACGCCTACGTCAGCGGATATCTCGCCATGTTCGCCAGCATTGGACACGAGAATTTTAGCTCAAGTGTCACCTTGGATTCCGGGGACAAGACTTTACGCTTGCTCAAGGGAGAATTGATCTTCACACACGAGTATTTTGTCTACGAAAACTCGGTTGGCCGCAGAGTGCAGTGGGGACTGATGCTCTGGTGGCATTTAATGGATGCTCCTGGCACATTCAGCTTCTCCGACCGACTTGCGGACAAGCTGTACCGACTCGATTTTATTGAGACACGGCGCGCCCTAGAGGAGGGATGGTACCTGCCACACCCCGACTATTCTTTTTCTAGGCGTCCACGCCGCTTGGCACGAGTAAGTGCCGAGAAGAATAGAATCATAAACCGGAGCCGCATAGCTGCGCCACTATAG